One region of Catenuloplanes indicus genomic DNA includes:
- a CDS encoding DUF397 domain-containing protein, with protein sequence MTTPHPKGDFDLSRAVWQSAGPGEGGDGSSVEVAFVDDLIGMRNGADPDGPVLVFTQAEWDAFVEGAKDGEFDLE encoded by the coding sequence ATGACCACGCCTCACCCCAAGGGCGACTTCGACCTCTCCCGCGCGGTGTGGCAGTCGGCCGGGCCGGGCGAGGGCGGCGACGGCAGCTCCGTCGAGGTCGCCTTCGTCGACGACCTGATCGGCATGCGCAACGGCGCCGACCCGGACGGTCCCGTCCTGGTCTTCACCCAGGCCGAGTGGGACGCCTTCGTCGAGGGCGCCAAGGACGGCGAGTTCGACCTGGAGTGA
- a CDS encoding cellulose binding domain-containing protein, whose product MPARHGERRSVPVERDRGAVPWVPVLAVAGVATGLLVAALTLVPFDAAQQAAAPATESARAADPGPKTPELSRVPGHAAPTPSGVGERSLIAGAEASGRQRTDASGTFRVLNSYGDSFIGEVLITNPTTGVRHWSLQIAFEDNVGELRTFWVESAPQATMSRDGALYTFISTVPLSAGASVSLRLHFERTGADAPPRLCHVNGGVCGVA is encoded by the coding sequence ATGCCGGCGAGGCACGGTGAGCGGCGGTCGGTGCCGGTCGAGCGGGACCGGGGCGCCGTGCCGTGGGTGCCGGTGCTGGCCGTGGCCGGGGTGGCGACCGGTCTGCTGGTCGCGGCGCTGACGCTCGTGCCGTTCGACGCCGCGCAGCAGGCCGCGGCGCCCGCGACGGAGAGCGCGCGGGCCGCCGACCCGGGGCCGAAGACGCCCGAGCTGTCCCGGGTGCCGGGCCATGCTGCCCCGACGCCGAGCGGCGTGGGGGAGAGGTCACTGATCGCGGGTGCGGAGGCGTCGGGCCGGCAGCGGACCGATGCCTCCGGCACCTTCCGCGTGCTGAACTCCTACGGCGACTCGTTCATCGGCGAGGTGCTGATAACCAACCCCACCACGGGGGTACGGCACTGGTCGCTGCAGATAGCGTTCGAGGACAACGTGGGGGAGTTGCGCACGTTCTGGGTGGAGTCGGCGCCGCAGGCCACGATGAGCCGGGACGGGGCGCTCTACACGTTCATCAGTACCGTGCCGTTGAGCGCGGGCGCGTCCGTCTCGCTGCGCCTCCACTTCGAGCGCACGGGTGCGGACGCGCCGCCCCGGCTCTGCCACGTCAACGGGGGCGTCTGCGGGGTCGCCTGA
- a CDS encoding GNAT family N-acetyltransferase, translating to MLIEPRTATDPELHALILEQQRELASVTGAVRTVRTGASYLVGVVNGHAVACGAVVTLDPDTAEIKRMYVRPEFRGQGFSRAILAELEELAARAGYRVVRLETGGYLPVAMSLYRSAGYEPIGPYGDYLAGPHSVCFEKRLPVLA from the coding sequence ATGTTGATTGAGCCCCGTACGGCCACCGACCCCGAGCTGCACGCACTCATCCTTGAGCAGCAGCGTGAGCTCGCCTCGGTGACCGGCGCGGTCCGTACGGTGCGGACCGGCGCGTCGTACCTGGTCGGCGTCGTCAACGGGCACGCGGTCGCGTGCGGCGCGGTGGTCACGCTCGATCCGGACACGGCCGAGATCAAGCGGATGTACGTCCGGCCGGAGTTCCGCGGTCAGGGGTTCTCCCGCGCGATCCTGGCGGAGCTGGAGGAGTTGGCCGCCCGCGCCGGTTACCGCGTGGTGCGCCTGGAGACCGGCGGCTACCTGCCGGTGGCGATGTCGCTCTACCGCAGCGCGGGCTACGAGCCGATCGGGCCGTACGGGGACTACCTGGCCGGCCCGCACAGCGTCTGCTTCGAGAAGCGCCTGCCCGTCCTGGCCTGA
- the obgE gene encoding GTPase ObgE, producing MATFVDRVVLHLQAGNGGHGCVSVLREKFKPLGGPDGGDGGHGGSVRLVVDPQVHTLLDFHFRPHIKAQNGAGGGGGNRDGAKGRDLVLKVPDGTVVLTPEGEVLADLIGADASFDAARGGRGGRGNASLANSRRKVPGFAELGEPGDLLDVVLELKSVADVGLVGFPSAGKSSLISVVSAAKPKIADYPFTTLVPNLGVVQAGEKTFTMADVPGLIPGAATGKGLGLEFLRHIERCAVLAHVVDCAALETERDPVSDIETLEAELAAYGGLEDRPRVVVLNKIDIPDARDLAEIVRPDLEARGYTVFEVSTATREGLRELTFALSKLVEENRITVAPAEPSRIVIRPVAVDDSGFTITRDEAASAALAADSDAGLDAEDAARQSAWVLSGPRPERWVRQTNFDNDEAVGYLADRLNRLGVEDALGKAGARPGDVVRIGTWEFEWQPDAGEYLAGPRGTDIRLEEKNHRPTAAARLAARKARRERTVIPEESAWLATLQSEKLAEDEWS from the coding sequence GTGGCAACGTTTGTCGACCGCGTGGTGCTGCACCTGCAGGCGGGGAACGGTGGCCACGGCTGCGTGTCGGTCCTCCGGGAGAAGTTCAAGCCGCTCGGCGGCCCGGACGGCGGCGACGGCGGGCACGGCGGCAGCGTGCGGCTGGTCGTCGACCCGCAGGTGCACACGCTGCTGGACTTCCACTTCCGGCCGCACATCAAGGCGCAGAACGGCGCCGGTGGTGGCGGCGGCAACCGGGACGGTGCGAAGGGCCGTGACCTGGTGCTGAAGGTGCCGGACGGCACGGTCGTGCTGACCCCCGAGGGTGAGGTCCTGGCCGACCTGATCGGCGCGGACGCCAGCTTCGACGCGGCGCGCGGCGGCCGGGGCGGGCGTGGCAACGCGTCGCTGGCCAACTCGCGGCGGAAGGTGCCGGGCTTCGCCGAGCTGGGCGAGCCGGGCGACCTGCTGGACGTGGTGCTGGAGCTGAAGAGCGTCGCCGACGTGGGCCTGGTGGGATTCCCCTCGGCCGGTAAGTCCTCGCTGATCTCGGTGGTCTCCGCGGCCAAACCGAAGATCGCGGATTACCCGTTCACCACGCTGGTGCCGAACCTGGGCGTGGTGCAGGCGGGCGAGAAGACGTTCACCATGGCGGACGTGCCGGGCCTGATCCCGGGCGCGGCCACCGGCAAGGGCCTCGGCCTGGAGTTCCTGCGGCACATCGAGCGCTGCGCCGTGCTCGCGCACGTGGTCGACTGCGCTGCGCTGGAGACCGAGCGTGACCCGGTCAGCGACATCGAGACGCTGGAGGCGGAGCTCGCGGCGTACGGCGGCCTGGAGGACCGGCCGCGTGTGGTGGTGCTCAACAAGATCGACATTCCGGACGCTCGGGACCTCGCGGAGATCGTCCGGCCGGACCTGGAGGCGCGCGGCTACACCGTGTTCGAGGTGAGCACCGCGACCCGGGAGGGCCTGCGCGAGCTGACCTTCGCGCTGTCGAAGCTGGTCGAGGAGAACCGGATCACGGTCGCCCCGGCCGAGCCGTCCCGGATCGTCATCCGCCCGGTCGCGGTGGACGACAGCGGCTTCACGATCACCCGCGACGAGGCGGCCTCCGCCGCGCTCGCGGCCGACAGTGACGCCGGTCTCGACGCCGAGGACGCCGCGCGGCAGAGCGCCTGGGTCCTGAGCGGGCCACGGCCGGAGCGCTGGGTGCGGCAGACGAACTTCGACAACGACGAGGCGGTCGGCTACCTCGCGGACCGGCTCAACCGGCTCGGCGTCGAGGACGCGCTGGGCAAGGCCGGTGCGCGGCCCGGCGACGTGGTGCGCATCGGCACCTGGGAGTTCGAGTGGCAGCCGGACGCCGGGGAATACCTGGCCGGCCCGCGCGGCACCGACATCCGCCTGGAGGAGAAGAACCACCGGCCCACCGCGGCGGCGCGTCTGGCTGCCCGGAAGGCGCGGCGGGAGCGGACGGTCATCCCGGAGGAGTCCGCCTGGCTCGCCACGCTGCAGTCGGAGAAGCTCGCCGAGGACGAGTGGTCGTGA
- the rpmA gene encoding 50S ribosomal protein L27, which yields MAHKKGASSSRNGRDSAAQRLGVKRFGGQVVKAGEILVRQRGTKFHPGDLVGRGGDDTLFALAHGSVQFGNARGRKTVSIVPVEA from the coding sequence ATGGCTCACAAAAAGGGTGCTTCCAGCTCGCGCAACGGTCGCGACTCCGCAGCTCAGCGGCTGGGTGTCAAGCGCTTCGGTGGTCAGGTCGTGAAGGCCGGCGAGATCCTGGTCCGCCAGCGCGGCACCAAGTTCCACCCGGGTGACCTGGTCGGCCGTGGCGGCGACGACACGCTGTTCGCGCTGGCCCACGGCTCGGTCCAGTTCGGCAACGCGCGTGGCCGCAAGACGGTCAGCATCGTGCCGGTCGAGGCCTGA
- the rplU gene encoding 50S ribosomal protein L21 encodes MYAIVKTGGKQYKVAEGDVIEVEKLVGEPGDAVKLAALLLVDGDDLVTDAAQLAKVSVSGEIAEHTKGPKIRIHKFKNKTGYHKRQGHRQPLTKIKVTGISSGKK; translated from the coding sequence ATGTACGCGATCGTCAAGACCGGCGGCAAGCAGTACAAGGTCGCCGAGGGCGACGTGATCGAGGTCGAGAAGCTCGTGGGTGAGCCCGGCGACGCGGTGAAGCTCGCGGCGCTGCTCCTCGTTGACGGCGATGACCTGGTGACCGACGCGGCGCAGCTTGCCAAGGTCTCGGTGTCCGGCGAGATCGCCGAGCACACCAAGGGCCCGAAGATCCGGATCCACAAGTTCAAGAACAAGACCGGCTACCACAAGCGCCAGGGGCACCGTCAGCCGCTGACGAAGATCAAGGTGACCGGCATCTCCAGCGGCAAGAAGTAG
- a CDS encoding Rne/Rng family ribonuclease, whose amino-acid sequence MLDHEPEGGERTGSTPAENTVDSTTPDAAAHGDISGDQGPDRPVPVDSPAPSAPGAAADVLGETTPVQAVPSTDSVDDVPTAVDDIAAADDEIAPAVEESVPVGTFDTPARESGETGPVSEGVPVDAGPAPIEAAPAGGGESTEPAVHAEPAAADVAVASAAAGAPVAPAASAEPGAGVTDAAAGDVPAAGATAEPGAAVELDATAELGVNAVGGSGAGAGAVAAQNDADADATETAADSGAAGISAVSPAQYDAAADGADVVGNADLAGDAADPAAGANAIGDTDTAAGGIVAGDAEPAGGADAAEVPVLPVKAARTRTRTRKAAAPAAEGETAEDAPAAPVRRTRSRKAAAPALAAEPAAESPAATSADAAVGAESHPETQAGVNPEISPVPIALEGDQAPAAPVKATRTRTRTRKTAAPAAESAPQEQLPIVVVPLDDQLEDESGAATPVAAPVEPAEDEPRTRRRRAAMPPPVLFMAPEPEPVVPVTRRAEPPAAALVAPAEAVSVPEPVAADEEPEPIETGRRRRRRRGAAADLVEPDEDETAEVRGRGTDAALEEPDESADDVEDDLDGESDDDEAAGRRRRRRGRRGRGRGRGTSDDEAGDDDQPESEADAPAAESEDDEEEDGGEPMTRRRRRRRRKGSGDADEAEEAGVHTVVRIREPRAVADEVQGVSGSTRLEAKRQRRRDGREQRRTRPPILSESEFLARREAVDRTMVVRQTSDRTQIAVLEDGILVEHYVSRGSSGTMAGNVYLGKVQNVLPSMEAAFVDIGRGRNAVLYAGEVNWDATGLEGRARSIEQALRSGDSVLVQVTKDPIGHKGARLTSHIALSGRHLVYVPHGNASGISRKLPDNERKRLRDVLKKLVPDGAGVIVRTAAEGASEDELARDVKRLQAQWEDIQARAAEGGAPVALYEEPDLLVRVVRDLFNEDFREVLVQGEDAYHMVEDYLTHVSPDLVDRLHRYTGVGDIFAEKRIDEQILKGLDRKVFLPSGGHLVIDRTEAMTVVDVNTGKYTGAGGNLEETVTRNNLEAAEEIVRQLRLRDLGGIVVIDFIDMVLESNRELVLRRLTECLGRDRTKHQVTEITSLGLVQMTRKRIGAGLLEAFSETCDHCKGRGLVIHTEPVGDKRNGNGNGHGAGDRVKSVASGIVPSPVRTERSERPERGDRPERGDRAEGSGRRRGRKAAELVVAESATAQAVLAEPEPAPVIEPEAGPQPQVEPPVAPVVPPVTGGVSGILQQVAPAPSLSAYEAASYDDTMGYDLSRYENTGYDEDAETDDDGEPVRLAGAEDPDALGDDEDADDAEGGSGGRRRTRRGTRRRTRP is encoded by the coding sequence ATGCTCGACCACGAGCCAGAGGGCGGTGAGCGGACCGGTTCCACGCCGGCCGAGAACACCGTCGACAGCACTACCCCGGACGCTGCGGCACACGGGGACATCTCGGGAGATCAGGGGCCGGACCGTCCGGTCCCGGTGGATTCCCCGGCTCCGTCCGCTCCCGGCGCCGCCGCTGACGTGCTCGGCGAGACGACGCCGGTGCAGGCGGTGCCCTCGACCGACTCGGTGGACGACGTCCCCACCGCGGTGGACGACATCGCCGCCGCGGACGACGAGATCGCTCCGGCGGTCGAGGAGTCGGTGCCGGTCGGGACGTTCGACACCCCGGCGCGGGAGTCCGGCGAGACGGGGCCGGTGAGCGAGGGCGTGCCGGTCGACGCCGGTCCGGCGCCGATCGAGGCGGCTCCCGCCGGCGGTGGCGAGTCCACGGAGCCTGCGGTGCACGCGGAGCCTGCGGCGGCGGATGTGGCCGTGGCGAGCGCTGCCGCTGGTGCGCCGGTCGCGCCTGCTGCCTCGGCTGAGCCGGGTGCCGGCGTGACCGATGCCGCGGCCGGCGATGTTCCGGCTGCTGGTGCCACCGCTGAGCCGGGTGCCGCCGTGGAACTCGACGCCACCGCGGAACTCGGCGTCAACGCGGTCGGCGGTTCCGGCGCGGGCGCCGGTGCGGTCGCCGCGCAGAACGATGCCGACGCTGACGCGACCGAGACTGCCGCTGATTCAGGCGCTGCCGGCATTTCGGCTGTTTCGCCTGCTCAGTACGATGCCGCGGCCGACGGCGCGGACGTGGTCGGTAACGCGGACCTGGCCGGCGACGCGGCGGACCCGGCTGCCGGCGCGAATGCGATCGGCGACACGGACACGGCGGCCGGCGGGATCGTGGCCGGTGACGCGGAGCCGGCCGGCGGCGCGGACGCGGCCGAGGTACCGGTGCTGCCGGTCAAGGCCGCACGCACGCGTACCCGGACCCGCAAGGCCGCCGCGCCTGCCGCAGAGGGTGAGACCGCGGAGGACGCGCCCGCCGCGCCCGTGCGCCGCACCCGGAGCCGCAAGGCCGCCGCACCGGCGCTCGCCGCCGAACCGGCCGCGGAGTCGCCGGCCGCGACGTCTGCCGACGCGGCGGTCGGAGCGGAGTCGCACCCCGAGACGCAGGCCGGCGTCAACCCGGAGATCAGCCCGGTGCCGATCGCGCTGGAGGGCGACCAGGCCCCGGCCGCGCCGGTCAAGGCGACCCGCACACGTACCCGTACCCGCAAGACCGCGGCCCCGGCCGCGGAGAGCGCTCCGCAGGAGCAGCTGCCGATCGTGGTGGTCCCGCTGGACGACCAGCTCGAGGACGAGTCCGGCGCCGCGACCCCGGTCGCCGCGCCGGTCGAGCCGGCCGAGGACGAGCCGCGCACCCGGCGCCGCCGCGCCGCGATGCCGCCGCCGGTGCTGTTCATGGCGCCCGAGCCGGAGCCGGTCGTGCCGGTCACCCGCCGCGCCGAGCCGCCGGCCGCCGCGCTGGTCGCACCGGCCGAGGCCGTGTCCGTGCCGGAGCCGGTCGCCGCGGACGAGGAGCCGGAGCCGATCGAGACCGGCCGTCGCCGTCGCCGCCGCCGTGGTGCGGCCGCCGACCTGGTGGAGCCGGACGAGGACGAGACCGCCGAGGTCCGCGGCCGGGGTACCGACGCTGCGCTGGAGGAGCCGGACGAGAGCGCGGACGACGTCGAGGACGATCTGGACGGGGAGTCGGACGACGACGAGGCCGCCGGCCGCCGTCGCCGCCGCCGTGGCCGCCGTGGCCGTGGCCGCGGCCGCGGCACCTCGGACGACGAGGCCGGCGACGACGACCAGCCGGAGTCCGAGGCCGACGCGCCCGCCGCCGAGTCCGAGGACGACGAGGAGGAGGACGGCGGCGAGCCGATGACCCGCCGTCGCCGCCGTCGCCGCCGCAAGGGCTCCGGCGACGCGGACGAGGCCGAAGAGGCCGGCGTCCACACGGTGGTGCGCATCCGTGAGCCGCGCGCCGTCGCCGACGAGGTGCAGGGCGTGTCCGGCTCGACCCGGCTGGAGGCGAAGCGCCAGCGCCGCCGGGACGGCCGTGAGCAGCGCCGGACCCGCCCGCCGATCCTGTCCGAGTCGGAGTTCCTGGCCCGCCGCGAGGCCGTCGACCGCACGATGGTGGTCCGGCAGACCAGCGACCGTACGCAGATCGCGGTGCTGGAGGACGGCATCCTGGTCGAGCACTACGTCAGCCGCGGTTCCTCCGGGACCATGGCCGGCAACGTGTACCTCGGCAAGGTGCAGAACGTGCTGCCCAGCATGGAGGCGGCGTTCGTGGACATCGGGCGCGGCCGCAACGCCGTGCTCTACGCCGGCGAGGTCAACTGGGACGCGACCGGCCTGGAGGGGCGTGCCCGCTCGATCGAGCAGGCGCTGCGCTCCGGCGACTCCGTGCTGGTGCAGGTGACCAAGGACCCGATCGGGCACAAGGGCGCGCGGCTGACCAGCCACATCGCGCTCTCCGGCCGGCACCTGGTCTACGTGCCGCACGGCAACGCGTCCGGCATCAGCCGGAAGCTGCCGGACAACGAGCGCAAGCGGCTCCGCGACGTGCTGAAGAAGCTGGTCCCGGACGGCGCCGGCGTGATCGTGCGGACCGCGGCCGAGGGCGCCAGCGAGGACGAGCTGGCCCGCGACGTCAAGCGGCTGCAGGCGCAGTGGGAGGACATCCAGGCCCGGGCCGCCGAGGGCGGCGCACCGGTCGCGCTCTACGAGGAGCCGGACCTGCTGGTACGGGTGGTCCGTGACCTCTTCAACGAGGACTTCCGCGAGGTCCTGGTGCAGGGCGAGGACGCCTACCACATGGTGGAGGACTACCTCACGCACGTCTCCCCGGACCTGGTCGACCGGCTGCACCGCTACACCGGCGTCGGCGACATCTTCGCGGAGAAGCGGATCGACGAGCAGATCCTCAAGGGCCTGGACCGCAAGGTCTTCCTCCCGTCCGGCGGTCACCTGGTGATCGACCGGACCGAGGCGATGACCGTGGTCGACGTCAACACCGGTAAGTACACCGGCGCGGGCGGCAACCTGGAGGAGACCGTCACCCGGAACAACCTGGAGGCGGCCGAGGAGATCGTGCGCCAGCTGCGGCTGCGCGACCTCGGCGGCATCGTGGTCATCGACTTCATCGACATGGTGCTGGAGAGCAACCGCGAGCTGGTGCTGCGCCGGCTGACCGAGTGCCTGGGCCGGGACCGGACCAAGCACCAGGTCACCGAGATCACCTCGCTCGGCCTGGTGCAGATGACACGCAAGCGGATCGGCGCGGGCCTGCTGGAGGCGTTCAGCGAGACCTGTGACCACTGCAAGGGCCGCGGCCTGGTCATCCACACCGAGCCGGTCGGCGACAAGCGTAACGGCAACGGTAACGGTCACGGCGCGGGCGACCGGGTGAAGTCGGTGGCTTCCGGCATCGTCCCGTCGCCGGTCCGCACGGAGCGCAGTGAGCGTCCGGAGCGCGGCGACCGTCCGGAGCGCGGTGACCGTGCCGAGGGGTCCGGCCGCCGTCGCGGACGGAAGGCCGCCGAGCTGGTGGTGGCCGAGTCGGCGACCGCGCAGGCCGTGCTGGCCGAGCCGGAGCCGGCGCCGGTGATCGAGCCGGAGGCCGGCCCGCAGCCGCAGGTGGAGCCGCCGGTCGCGCCGGTCGTCCCGCCGGTGACCGGTGGCGTGTCGGGCATCCTCCAGCAGGTGGCCCCGGCGCCGTCGCTGTCCGCGTACGAGGCCGCGAGCTACGACGACACCATGGGTTACGACCTCTCCCGGTACGAGAACACCGGCTACGACGAGGACGCCGAGACCGACGACGACGGCGAGCCGGTCCGGCTGGCCGGTGCGGAGGACCCGGACGCGCTCGGCGACGACGAGGACGCCGATGACGCCGAGGGCGGCAGCGGTGGCCGTCGCCGGACCCGGCGTGGCACCCGCCGCCGTACCCGTCCCTGA
- a CDS encoding TIGR03936 family radical SAM-associated protein: MQRIRLRYAKRGPLRFTSHRDFARAFERALRRAGIPIAFSQGFTPHPKISYASAAPTGVASEAEYLEIGLQTRTDPETVRAALDAALSPGLDVLEAVEAGPGSLADRIDASHWRIELPGITPETLGRAVAAFRDAPDVSVERLTKQGRRQLDARTPVTRIEVKSEGDAPSGVGAAPCAILDLVVRQVTPSVRPDDVLSGLRVVADLEPPVPPRATRLAQGTLTAQGEIVDPLAADRDGATIGGS; this comes from the coding sequence GTGCAGCGGATTCGCCTCCGCTATGCCAAGCGCGGCCCGCTCCGGTTCACCTCGCACCGGGACTTCGCGCGCGCGTTCGAGCGGGCTCTGCGCCGCGCGGGCATCCCCATCGCGTTCTCCCAGGGATTCACCCCCCACCCCAAGATCTCGTACGCGTCCGCGGCGCCGACCGGCGTGGCCAGCGAGGCGGAGTACCTGGAGATCGGCCTGCAGACCCGCACCGACCCGGAGACGGTCCGCGCCGCGCTGGACGCCGCGCTCTCACCCGGGCTGGACGTGCTGGAGGCGGTCGAGGCCGGCCCCGGCAGCCTGGCCGACCGGATCGACGCGTCGCACTGGCGGATCGAGCTGCCCGGGATCACGCCGGAGACGCTCGGCCGCGCGGTCGCCGCGTTCCGCGACGCGCCGGACGTGAGTGTCGAACGCCTCACCAAGCAGGGGCGGCGCCAGCTCGACGCACGTACGCCGGTCACCCGCATCGAGGTCAAATCGGAGGGGGACGCACCTTCCGGGGTCGGGGCCGCACCGTGTGCGATACTGGACCTTGTCGTGCGGCAGGTCACCCCGTCCGTGCGACCCGATGACGTCCTGTCCGGCCTCCGCGTGGTGGCCGACCTGGAGCCGCCGGTGCCGCCGAGGGCGACACGGCTGGCGCAGGGCACGCTGACCGCGCAGGGGGAGATCGTCGACCCGCTGGCAGCGGACCGCGACGGGGCAACCATCGGTGGGAGCTGA
- a CDS encoding glucose-1-phosphate thymidylyltransferase, with the protein MKALMLAGGRGTRLRPLTHTSAKQLFPVANKPVIFYGLEAMREAGITEVGVITGETGAEVRAALGDGSRFGLQITYIPQDAPRGLAHCVLIARDFLGDDDFVMYLGDNFLLGGVQELVSSFRAGDYEAQILLAAVDDPRSYGVATLGRSGEIVGLTEKPAEPESDLAIVGVYLFSPAIHRAVREIGPSARGELEITDAVQWLIAHGHRVHSHLVSGYWKDTGRARDILECNRMVLESAEPRLDGTVDGRTEIIGRVVLEAGAVVEDSVLRGPIVIGTGTKIVRSYVGPFTSIADNCMLEDAEIEYSIVFDNASIRGVSRIGESIIGRDARVLPAPRTPAAHQLIVGDHSTVRLRA; encoded by the coding sequence ATGAAGGCTCTGATGCTGGCCGGTGGGCGGGGTACCCGGCTGCGGCCGCTCACGCACACCTCCGCGAAGCAGTTGTTCCCGGTCGCGAACAAGCCGGTGATCTTCTACGGCCTGGAGGCGATGCGCGAGGCGGGCATCACCGAGGTCGGGGTGATCACCGGGGAGACCGGCGCGGAGGTTCGTGCCGCGCTGGGCGACGGGTCCCGGTTCGGGTTGCAGATCACCTACATCCCCCAGGACGCGCCGCGCGGGCTGGCTCACTGCGTGCTGATCGCGCGCGACTTCCTCGGCGACGACGACTTCGTCATGTACCTCGGCGACAACTTCCTGCTCGGTGGCGTTCAGGAGCTGGTCTCGTCGTTCCGGGCCGGCGACTACGAGGCGCAGATCCTGCTCGCGGCCGTGGACGACCCGCGTTCGTACGGCGTGGCCACGCTCGGCCGCAGCGGTGAGATCGTCGGGCTGACCGAGAAGCCGGCCGAGCCGGAGAGCGACCTGGCGATCGTCGGCGTCTACCTGTTCAGTCCCGCGATCCACCGGGCGGTCCGGGAGATCGGTCCGTCCGCGCGCGGCGAGCTGGAGATCACCGACGCGGTGCAGTGGCTGATCGCACACGGCCACCGGGTGCATTCGCACCTGGTCAGCGGCTACTGGAAGGACACCGGGCGGGCGCGGGACATCCTCGAGTGCAACCGGATGGTGCTGGAGTCGGCGGAGCCGCGGCTGGACGGCACGGTCGACGGCCGCACCGAGATCATCGGGCGGGTGGTGCTGGAGGCCGGCGCCGTGGTCGAGGACTCGGTGCTGCGCGGGCCCATCGTGATCGGCACCGGCACCAAGATCGTCCGCTCGTACGTGGGCCCGTTCACCTCGATCGCGGACAACTGCATGCTGGAGGACGCGGAGATCGAGTACTCGATCGTCTTCGACAACGCCTCGATCCGTGGCGTCTCCCGGATCGGTGAGTCGATCATCGGCCGGGACGCCCGGGTGCTGCCCGCGCCGCGCACGCCCGCGGCACACCAGCTGATCGTCGGCGATCACAGCACCGTCCGGCTGCGGGCCTGA
- a CDS encoding class I SAM-dependent methyltransferase, with protein sequence MRGADIRDTTAVEDRHWWYRERRALLARELRRLHAHPGREAVEIGAAGGGNCLVMRDFGYQVLATEFLPEGVEIARARGLDAIQADARDLPLESATRDLLVAFDVLEHIEEDARAAAEIHRVLRPGGSALIAVPADMRLWSVFDELSGHVRRYDRAGLTALISGAGLRVDALWSWNVLLRPAVALRRTATTRQPESALRHDVTAVHPLLNALLGGIVRLERGLPVGRLPGVSLFLRAHKPL encoded by the coding sequence ATGCGCGGCGCCGACATCCGGGACACCACCGCGGTCGAGGACCGGCACTGGTGGTACCGCGAGCGCCGCGCTCTCCTCGCCCGGGAATTGCGGCGGCTGCATGCCCACCCCGGCCGGGAGGCCGTCGAGATCGGCGCGGCCGGTGGCGGGAACTGCCTGGTCATGCGCGACTTCGGCTATCAGGTGCTGGCCACCGAATTCCTGCCGGAGGGCGTGGAGATCGCGCGGGCCCGCGGCCTCGACGCGATCCAGGCGGACGCGCGCGACCTGCCGCTCGAATCGGCGACCCGGGACCTGTTGGTCGCGTTCGACGTGCTGGAGCACATCGAGGAGGACGCGCGCGCAGCCGCCGAGATCCACCGCGTGCTGCGTCCGGGCGGCAGCGCGCTCATCGCCGTACCGGCTGATATGCGGTTATGGTCAGTCTTCGACGAACTCAGCGGACATGTCCGGCGCTATGACCGGGCCGGCCTGACCGCGCTGATCAGCGGCGCGGGCCTGCGCGTCGACGCGCTCTGGAGCTGGAACGTGCTGCTCCGCCCGGCCGTCGCGCTGCGCCGCACCGCCACCACGCGGCAGCCGGAATCGGCCCTGCGGCACGATGTGACGGCCGTCCATCCGCTGCTCAACGCGCTGCTCGGCGGCATCGTCCGGCTCGAACGTGGCCTCCCGGTCGGCCGCCTCCCCGGTGTATCGCTCTTCCTGCGAGCACACAAACCCCTGTAG
- a CDS encoding GtrA family protein, translating to MLNDRRAHYVLAGALGAGVYYGLFSGGWLIFQAGYLLLAVLANAATAVLTYPVYRRIFGGTGSWAAGLVRFYLVSLGSLACTLVGLPLLVESAGLPVLPAQALIIVVAPMITYQLHRGWSFR from the coding sequence TTGCTCAACGACCGACGCGCTCACTACGTTCTCGCCGGGGCATTGGGCGCGGGCGTCTACTACGGGCTCTTCTCCGGTGGCTGGCTGATCTTTCAGGCCGGCTACCTGCTGCTGGCGGTGCTCGCGAACGCGGCGACCGCGGTGCTCACCTACCCGGTCTACCGCCGGATCTTCGGCGGGACCGGCTCCTGGGCGGCCGGTCTGGTCCGGTTCTACCTGGTCTCGCTGGGCAGCCTGGCGTGCACGCTGGTGGGGCTGCCGCTGCTGGTCGAGTCGGCCGGCCTGCCGGTGCTGCCGGCCCAGGCGCTGATCATCGTGGTCGCCCCGATGATCACGTATCAGCTGCATCGCGGCTGGTCGTTCCGGTGA